A window of the Nisaea acidiphila genome harbors these coding sequences:
- a CDS encoding ABC transporter permease has protein sequence MKTLPIALRIARRELRGSAASFRVFLACLALGVAAMAGVGSVSSAMMAGVERDAREILGGDIDIRFTHREATDAQQAWFRESGTVAETVEMRAMARKADGGRRTLVELKGVSASYPLFGDMELEGGAALQETLAARDGVYGAVVDSALAARLDLVPGDRLKIGEAEVEVRDTIAKEPDRAVSFASFGPRVMIPAAALPETGLVQRGSLIRFHYRIALAPGTNAADWIEETNAAFPDAGWRIRGVDRAAPGFDRFISRVTQFLTLVGLTALLVGGVGIANAVRSFLDRRMATIATLKCLGASTGTVFTAYFIQILAVASVGIGIGLVFGAVAPLIAGKLVSGMLPFEVPGGIYWGPLLTAGAFGYLTTIAFSLWPLGRAGSVRAAQLFRALIVPPGGRPAMRYIVWSALSAAALAVLAMVATDDPKLAGYFIAGAVGVLLLFGGGAQLIVRAARAAPTPKRPDLRLAVANLHRPGAPTASVILSLGLGLTVLVAIALVEANLARQLKEQIPEKAPSYFFIDIQPHQVEGFIETVESVPGITKMERTPMVRGRIVEIAGVPAGERKVDPDVQWTINGDRGLTYAATPPPGTDLVEGEWWPEDYKGPPLISFDAEIARGYGIGVGDAIKLNVLGREITATVHNLRNIEWQSLGMNFVFVFAPGTLEAAPHSIISTVYAETPEAEEAVQRAVTDRFPNVSAIRVKDALDNASRIMDAVGIAIRITASVTLLAGVLVLAGAVISGHQRRIYDAVVLKVLGATRRKVLTAYVMEYGLLGLATSLVSALIGTAIGYLVISQIMRADFAFDTVSVVATATLSTLLTIGLGLVGTWSALSQKAAPLLRNE, from the coding sequence ATGAAAACCCTTCCCATCGCCCTCAGGATCGCCCGGCGCGAGCTTCGTGGCAGCGCCGCGTCCTTCCGTGTCTTTCTCGCCTGTCTTGCCCTCGGCGTGGCGGCCATGGCGGGTGTCGGCTCCGTGTCCTCCGCCATGATGGCCGGCGTCGAACGCGATGCGCGCGAGATCCTCGGCGGCGATATCGATATCCGCTTCACCCACCGCGAGGCGACGGACGCGCAGCAGGCCTGGTTCCGCGAAAGCGGCACTGTCGCCGAGACGGTGGAGATGCGCGCCATGGCCCGCAAGGCCGACGGCGGCCGCCGCACCCTCGTGGAACTGAAGGGCGTCAGCGCGAGCTATCCGCTGTTCGGAGACATGGAACTGGAGGGTGGAGCCGCGTTGCAGGAAACTCTCGCGGCGCGTGACGGTGTTTACGGCGCCGTGGTCGACAGTGCGCTGGCGGCACGGCTGGACCTGGTGCCCGGCGACCGGCTGAAAATCGGCGAGGCGGAAGTCGAGGTGCGCGACACGATCGCCAAGGAGCCTGACCGTGCCGTCAGTTTCGCCTCTTTCGGCCCGCGCGTGATGATCCCGGCGGCGGCGCTGCCCGAAACCGGCCTGGTGCAGCGCGGCAGCCTGATCCGATTCCACTACCGCATCGCGCTTGCGCCCGGAACGAATGCGGCCGACTGGATCGAGGAGACCAACGCAGCGTTCCCGGATGCCGGCTGGCGCATTCGTGGCGTCGACCGCGCCGCACCGGGTTTTGACCGGTTCATCTCCCGCGTCACCCAGTTCCTCACGCTTGTCGGGCTGACGGCACTACTGGTCGGCGGCGTCGGCATCGCCAATGCGGTCCGGAGCTTCCTCGATCGCCGGATGGCGACCATCGCCACGCTGAAATGCCTCGGGGCTTCGACCGGGACGGTCTTTACCGCCTATTTCATCCAGATTCTGGCCGTGGCGTCCGTCGGGATCGGCATCGGTCTCGTTTTCGGTGCTGTCGCGCCTCTAATCGCGGGCAAGCTGGTCTCGGGCATGCTGCCCTTCGAGGTTCCGGGCGGGATCTACTGGGGGCCGCTGCTGACCGCGGGCGCCTTCGGGTACCTCACCACCATCGCCTTCTCGCTCTGGCCGCTCGGGCGGGCCGGGTCGGTACGCGCGGCGCAGCTCTTCCGCGCGCTCATCGTGCCGCCGGGCGGGCGCCCGGCGATGCGCTACATCGTCTGGAGCGCGCTCAGCGCCGCCGCGCTTGCGGTCCTCGCGATGGTGGCGACCGACGATCCGAAGCTCGCGGGGTATTTCATCGCCGGGGCGGTGGGCGTCCTGCTGCTCTTCGGCGGCGGGGCCCAGCTGATCGTCCGCGCGGCCCGCGCCGCGCCGACGCCGAAACGGCCGGACCTGCGCCTCGCGGTGGCGAACCTGCACCGCCCCGGCGCGCCGACCGCGAGTGTGATCCTCTCGCTCGGGCTCGGTCTCACCGTGCTGGTCGCGATCGCGCTGGTGGAGGCCAATCTCGCCCGCCAGCTGAAGGAGCAGATCCCGGAAAAGGCGCCGTCCTATTTCTTCATCGATATCCAGCCGCACCAGGTCGAGGGCTTCATCGAGACGGTGGAGAGCGTTCCGGGCATCACCAAGATGGAGCGCACGCCGATGGTGCGCGGGCGGATCGTCGAGATCGCCGGCGTGCCCGCTGGCGAACGCAAGGTCGACCCGGACGTGCAATGGACCATCAACGGCGACCGGGGCCTCACCTATGCCGCGACGCCGCCGCCGGGAACAGACCTGGTGGAGGGCGAGTGGTGGCCGGAAGACTACAAGGGGCCGCCGTTGATCTCCTTCGACGCGGAGATCGCGCGCGGATACGGCATCGGTGTCGGCGACGCCATCAAGCTGAACGTGCTCGGGCGGGAGATCACCGCGACGGTGCACAATCTGCGCAATATCGAGTGGCAGTCGCTGGGGATGAACTTCGTCTTCGTCTTCGCACCCGGAACGCTCGAGGCGGCGCCGCACAGCATTATTTCGACGGTTTACGCGGAAACACCGGAGGCCGAGGAGGCGGTGCAACGCGCCGTGACAGACCGGTTCCCGAACGTCTCCGCGATCCGGGTAAAGGATGCGCTCGACAATGCGAGCCGGATCATGGACGCGGTTGGGATTGCCATCCGCATCACTGCCTCGGTGACATTGCTGGCGGGCGTGCTGGTGCTGGCAGGCGCCGTGATCTCAGGCCACCAGCGGCGGATCTACGATGCCGTGGTGCTGAAGGTGCTGGGCGCGACCCGGCGCAAGGTGCTGACGGCCTATGTCATGGAGTACGGCCTGCTCGGGCTCGCGACCTCGCTGGTCTCGGCGCTGATCGGCACGGCTATCGGCTATCTGGTGATCTCGCAGATCATGCGGGCCGATTTCGCCTTCGATACGGTCTCGGTCGTCGCGACGGCAACGCTGTCCACCCTGCTCACCATCGGTCTCGGTCTCGTCGGCACCTGGAGCGCGCTCTCCCAGAAAGCGGCGCCGCTGCTCAGAAACGAATAG
- a CDS encoding PhzF family phenazine biosynthesis protein: MSVQRIASFSERNAGGNPAGVMIADNLPSVAEMQRIAAEVGFSETAFAEPEGDSWRVRYFSPGSEVPFCGHATIALGAALAMREGDGVFRLSLNEADITVEGRNENGVSSAALQSPPTRSSPASREIVSEVLGLFGYSADDLYDGMAPAWIHGGADHFLLPLKSREALAGMTYDLEAGRSLMNREGWVTIMLVCPENPTSFHARNAFASGGVYEDPATGAATAAFAGYLRDIGWPHGGRIEIRQGEDMGMRSRIHAEIPAEPGSSIRVSGETRIMSEG, encoded by the coding sequence ATGAGCGTGCAGCGTATTGCGTCTTTTTCCGAGAGGAATGCCGGAGGCAATCCGGCCGGAGTGATGATTGCCGACAACCTTCCGTCGGTGGCGGAGATGCAGCGCATCGCCGCAGAGGTCGGATTCTCCGAAACGGCATTCGCCGAGCCGGAGGGGGACAGCTGGCGGGTGCGGTATTTCTCGCCCGGTTCCGAGGTGCCGTTCTGCGGCCACGCGACGATTGCGCTCGGTGCCGCGCTTGCGATGAGGGAAGGCGACGGAGTATTCCGGCTGTCGCTCAACGAAGCGGATATTACCGTCGAGGGGCGCAACGAGAACGGTGTGTCTTCGGCCGCGTTGCAGTCACCGCCGACGCGCAGTTCCCCGGCCTCTCGGGAGATCGTATCCGAAGTTCTGGGGCTGTTCGGCTATTCCGCGGACGACCTGTACGACGGTATGGCGCCGGCCTGGATCCATGGCGGGGCGGACCATTTCCTGCTGCCGTTGAAATCCCGCGAGGCCTTGGCCGGCATGACATACGACCTTGAGGCGGGGCGCAGTCTGATGAACCGGGAAGGCTGGGTCACCATCATGCTGGTCTGCCCCGAAAATCCGACCAGCTTTCACGCACGCAACGCCTTCGCCTCCGGCGGCGTCTATGAGGATCCTGCCACCGGTGCCGCGACGGCGGCCTTTGCGGGTTATCTGCGGGATATCGGCTGGCCGCATGGCGGGAGGATCGAGATCCGGCAGGGTGAGGACATGGGCATGCGCTCGCGTATCCATGCCGAGATCCCGGCGGAACCGGGAAGCTCCATCCGGGTCTCGGGCGAGACCCGGATAATGAGCGAAGGTTAG
- a CDS encoding organic hydroperoxide resistance protein — protein MSVDVLYRTIAFANGGRDGKAKTHDGAFEVTLSTPRELGGAGGTGNNPEQLFAAGYAACFLGAMKFVSAQKQTGLKIGEDTTVCAEVGIGPRAEGGFGLEVSLAISMPGADKEALEDLVGEAHLVCPYSNATRNNIDVTLFVVTPDPSLEGTAPGMAVLNS, from the coding sequence ATGTCCGTTGATGTTCTCTACAGGACCATCGCCTTCGCGAACGGTGGTCGTGACGGCAAGGCCAAAACCCACGACGGCGCTTTCGAAGTGACACTTTCGACACCGAGGGAACTCGGCGGGGCCGGCGGAACCGGCAATAATCCGGAGCAGCTTTTCGCGGCCGGTTATGCGGCATGCTTCCTAGGAGCGATGAAGTTCGTCTCCGCCCAAAAGCAGACAGGCCTGAAGATCGGCGAGGACACGACCGTCTGCGCAGAAGTCGGCATCGGTCCGCGCGCCGAAGGCGGGTTCGGTCTCGAGGTTTCGCTGGCAATCTCGATGCCGGGTGCCGACAAGGAAGCGCTGGAGGACCTCGTCGGCGAGGCTCACCTGGTCTGCCCCTACTCCAACGCGACCCGAAACAATATCGACGTGACGCTGTTCGTCGTTACACCCGATCCAAGCCTGGAGGGTACAGCCCCCGGAATGGCGGTCCTGAATAGCTAA
- a CDS encoding MarR family winged helix-turn-helix transcriptional regulator, with product MSAISADQAACPALKDMLCFALYKAHHAMNRVYKPLLGELGLTYPQYLVLIALWERDGQKVGQLGETLHLESNTLTPLLKRLEGAGLVVRRRAANDERQVMVSLTPAGKDMRKKSEGVAQCIFDALHMAPEEFRPLVSGVNAVADTLVAGRED from the coding sequence ATGTCCGCAATATCCGCCGACCAGGCTGCTTGTCCGGCCCTGAAGGACATGCTCTGCTTCGCCCTCTACAAGGCGCATCATGCGATGAACCGGGTCTACAAGCCGCTTCTCGGCGAGTTGGGGCTTACCTATCCGCAATATCTCGTGCTGATCGCGCTCTGGGAGCGGGACGGACAAAAAGTGGGTCAGCTCGGCGAGACCCTGCATCTGGAATCGAACACGCTGACCCCGCTCTTGAAGCGGCTGGAAGGGGCGGGGCTTGTCGTACGGCGGCGGGCGGCCAATGACGAACGTCAGGTGATGGTATCCCTGACCCCGGCCGGCAAGGACATGCGAAAGAAGTCGGAGGGCGTGGCCCAGTGCATCTTCGACGCGCTGCACATGGCGCCGGAAGAGTTCCGGCCGCTGGTCTCCGGCGTGAACGCGGTTGCCGACACGCTTGTCGCCGGCCGTGAAGATTGA